One genomic segment of Primulina tabacum isolate GXHZ01 chromosome 9, ASM2559414v2, whole genome shotgun sequence includes these proteins:
- the LOC142555222 gene encoding protein RETICULATA-RELATED 4, chloroplastic-like — protein sequence MPISATLSHTPSLPRHLCLNHQPSSFPPPSFSLSLKPNTLSHSLTASIQRPLFIAFSTNAATTSYGTDSELIIGGGGNGKAGVGGGGGGGGGGGGGDDNNEGNDDMDKKKNKEEALMALTEAGRSIESLPKDLKAAIEDGRIPGSIVLKYFDLERSGFMSWLMKFGGFKERLLADDLFLAKVGMECGVGIFTKTAAEYQRRKENFFNELEIVFADVVMAIIADFMLVYLPAPTVSLRPPLALNAGRLTKFFYSCPDNAFQVAWTGTSFSLLQRLGAIIRNGAKLFAVGTTSSLVGTVVTNALINARKAVDHSTVDEVENVPVLSTSVGYGVYMAISSNLRYQVLAGVIEQRFLEPLLHQHKLILSAICFAVRTGNTFLGSLLWVDYARFIGIQKAHEAES from the exons ATGCCGATATCCGCCACCCTTAGCCACACCCCATCACTACCGCGCCATCTCTGTCTAAACCACCAACCCAGCTCCTTTCCACCACCATCCTTCAGCCTTTCACTGAAACCCAACACCCTCTCTCATTCCTTAACCGCAAGTATTCAGCGCCCGCTGTTCATTGCCTTCTCTACCAATGCCGCCACCACCAGCTATGGGACTGACTCTGAATTGATCATAGGCGGCGGAGGCAACGGAAAGGCCGGAGTTGGCGGAGGCGgcggaggtggagggggaggcGGAGGCGGAGACGATAACAATGAAGGGAATGATGATATGGACAAGAAGAAGAACAAAGAAGAAGCTTTGATGGCGTTGACGGAGGCTGGGAGGAGTATCGAGAGTTTGCCGAAGGATCTGAAGGCTGCCATAGAAGACGGCAGAATACCCGGATCGATAGTTTTGAAATACTTTGATCTTGAAAGATCGGGGTTTATGTCGTGGCTTATGAAGTTCGGAGGATTTAAGGAACGGTTGTTGGCGGATGATCTGTTCTTGGCCAAAGTTGGTATGGAATGCGGCGTGGGAATATTCACTAAG ACTGCTGCAGAATACCAGCGTCGCAAGGAAAACTTTTTCAATGAACTGGAAATTGTTTTTGCTGATGTG GTGATGGCCATTATAGCAGATTTTATGCTTGTCTATCTTCCAGCTCCCACAGTTTCGCTCCGGCCTCCTCTGGCTCTGAATGCTGGACGCCTTACTAAATTCTTTTACAGCTGTCCCGACAATGCTTTTCAG GTTGCTTGGACTGGAACCTCATTCTCATTGTTACAGAGATTAGGTGCTATAATT CGAAACGGGGCTAAGCTATTTGCTGTTGGCACTACTTCATCTTTG GTTGGTACCGTCGTGACAAATGCATTAATAAATGCCCGAAAGGCAGTTGACCACTCGACTGTCGATGAGGTGGAGAATGTTCCGGTATTATCAACAAGCGTTGGTTATGGTGTTTATATGGCCATATCCAGCAATCTTCG ATACCAGGTCTTGGCTGGCGTTATCGAACAGAGATTTTTAGAGCCATTGCTGCATCAACACAAGTTGATCTTGAGTGCCATCTGCTTTGCTGTTCGAACGGGGAACACGTTTCTTGGTTCATTGCT GTGGGTTgattatgctcgttttatcggTATCCAGAAAGCTCACGAGGCAGAATCATGA